The window TTAATCTTGCAGCTGCGTTAATTCTTGTGATCCAAAGTGCTCTAAACTGTCTTTTTCTGTCTTTTCTATCTCTGTAAGCATAGTTTAGAGAGTGCATTACTTGTTCTTTAGCTCTTCTGTAAGACCTGTGCTTTTGTCCGTAGTATCCTTTTGCAAGCTTTAAAATCTTCTTTTTATGCTTCTTTGATGACGGTCCTTTAACTCTCATTTTAAATTACCTCCTTTATTTTTTTCAATTAAACATCGTTTGGTAAAAGTGCTTTTACTTTATGCTCTAAATTCTTTGGAACGTATTGTGGCTTTCTTCCTTGTCTTTTTCTTTTAGAAGATTTTTTAGTGTTGTAGTGAGAAACTCCGCCTTTTGTGTACTTAACTTTTCCTGTAGCAGTGATTTTTAATCTTTTAGCCGCTGTTCTATTAGTTTTCATTTTAACCTTTGCCATAAAATATTCCTCCTTTTAAAAAAATTGTAAGAAAAAATTATACCATATGATTTATGCTTTGGGTGAAATTGGGAATTTTGATAAAGCTTAAGTAAGAGGAAGGAAGAGTAGTAAGATTAAACAGATACCTCATTTTTATCTCGCTATTCGATCCTTACGTATAGGCAATTCATGAATTGATTCAGCACCCATAATCTTTTACTACCTCGCTTATACGTTAGAAATTCAGTAAAAGTAGGAGATTCTTCGCTGACCATAAAATAAAATGGCAGCTTTACTTTTGTAAGAGCAATCTCGAATCATCCCTCTTTTACTTTTCCGCTTCATTTTAATTATCCATGAAAACGTAAGTCCAAATGAACTCTTTTTAGAGAACCTTCAACTTAAAACCTCAGGTCGACCGGAAAGGTAAACTTGTGAGAATTGTGGAACACTTTTCATTTTCTGCTTGAC of the Sulfurihydrogenibium sp. genome contains:
- the rplT gene encoding 50S ribosomal protein L20, with protein sequence MRVKGPSSKKHKKKILKLAKGYYGQKHRSYRRAKEQVMHSLNYAYRDRKDRKRQFRALWITRINAAARLNGLSYSQFINGLKKSGIELDRKILADMAVNDVEAFAKLVETAKKALQAA
- the rpmI gene encoding 50S ribosomal protein L35; protein product: MAKVKMKTNRTAAKRLKITATGKVKYTKGGVSHYNTKKSSKRKRQGRKPQYVPKNLEHKVKALLPNDV